In Actinoplanes sp. NBC_00393, a single genomic region encodes these proteins:
- a CDS encoding alpha/beta hydrolase family protein, which produces MTTALPQPAGPYAVGRIVRDWTDRSRTDRYAPDPAPPRSLVTWIWYPAQPQAGPPADYLPGAWQATAGTIGIDANGLTANSVDGAPLSEDRAAYPVVLLSPSGFPPLMLSGTAEELASRGFVVVGVNHTYETTVTVFPDGRTVPGNPAAIAGALGPQSGEHRTVFDQRAGVCRYKAEDLAFLADQLFLGRLFPGRLDLDRLTAAGHSFGGAAALQWCHDDPRCKAAVNLDGALWSEVGRLGLPRPVLQLLAPHPEFDMKPEDAVAAGIAPDPDWYAEEKAITLDGWTTVGNAVRIAGATHLSFMDVAFLPARPDSLVAPMLARTTIEPARMLTVANAVLVAFLTGADMSAALAAPEVAAR; this is translated from the coding sequence ATGACAACCGCACTACCGCAACCGGCCGGACCGTACGCCGTGGGCCGCATCGTGCGTGACTGGACCGACCGGTCCCGGACCGATCGGTACGCGCCCGACCCCGCGCCGCCACGATCGCTGGTCACCTGGATCTGGTATCCGGCGCAGCCGCAGGCGGGCCCGCCCGCGGATTATCTGCCGGGCGCCTGGCAGGCCACCGCCGGGACGATCGGCATCGACGCGAACGGGCTGACCGCGAACAGCGTCGACGGCGCGCCCCTGTCCGAGGATCGTGCCGCGTACCCGGTGGTGCTGCTGTCGCCGAGCGGCTTCCCGCCGCTGATGCTGTCCGGCACGGCCGAGGAGCTGGCCAGCCGGGGATTCGTGGTGGTCGGCGTCAATCACACCTACGAGACCACGGTGACGGTCTTCCCCGACGGCCGCACCGTGCCGGGGAATCCGGCCGCGATCGCCGGTGCTCTCGGCCCGCAGTCCGGAGAGCACCGTACGGTGTTCGACCAGCGTGCCGGGGTGTGCCGGTACAAAGCCGAAGACCTCGCCTTCCTCGCCGATCAACTGTTCCTCGGCCGGCTCTTTCCCGGCCGCCTGGATCTGGACCGGCTGACCGCGGCCGGCCACTCCTTCGGCGGCGCGGCCGCCCTGCAGTGGTGCCACGACGATCCGCGCTGCAAGGCCGCGGTCAACCTCGACGGCGCGCTGTGGTCCGAGGTCGGCCGGCTCGGCCTGCCCCGGCCGGTGCTGCAACTGCTGGCACCCCATCCCGAGTTCGACATGAAACCCGAGGATGCGGTCGCGGCCGGCATCGCACCGGACCCCGACTGGTACGCCGAGGAGAAGGCGATCACCCTCGACGGCTGGACGACCGTCGGCAACGCCGTCCGGATCGCCGGCGCCACCCACCTGAGCTTCATGGACGTCGCCTTCCTCCCGGCGCGACCGGACTCGCTGGTCGCTCCGATGCTCGCCCGGACCACGATCGAACCGGCCCGCATGCTGACCGTCGCCAACGCGGTGCTCGTCGCCTTCCTGACCGGCGCGGACATGTCGGCCGCCCTCGCCGCCCCGGAGGTCGCGGCCCGCTGA
- a CDS encoding DUF6653 family protein, with product MSTPTQVTGEQRVAKVFGLTGDNWSRHASPVSVITRFAVLPLLAISIWSRDWIGWWSLVPIVASLIFMMVNPLLFPKPRSTRNWASKGVFGERVWSERLKVPVPAQFNAKVFTVTYAIQLAGAAALTYGLVRYDLLVTLTGLIILQTAKAWYIDRQVLLYEDMKTRHPEYASWEY from the coding sequence ATGAGCACTCCCACCCAGGTCACCGGCGAACAACGGGTCGCCAAGGTCTTCGGCCTCACCGGCGACAACTGGTCCCGGCACGCCAGCCCGGTCAGCGTCATCACCCGGTTCGCCGTACTCCCCCTGCTCGCGATCTCCATCTGGAGCCGCGACTGGATCGGCTGGTGGAGCCTCGTGCCGATCGTCGCGTCGCTGATCTTCATGATGGTCAACCCGCTGCTGTTCCCGAAACCGCGGTCCACCCGCAACTGGGCGTCCAAGGGCGTCTTCGGTGAGCGTGTCTGGTCCGAGCGTCTCAAGGTCCCGGTGCCCGCCCAATTCAACGCCAAGGTCTTCACCGTGACCTATGCGATCCAGCTGGCCGGCGCGGCCGCACTCACCTACGGGCTGGTCCGCTACGACCTGCTCGTCACCCTCACCGGCCTGATCATCCTGCAGACCGCCAAGGCCTGGTACATCGACCGTCAGGTGCTGCTGTACGAGGACATGAAGACCCGCCACCCCGAGTACGCGAGCTGGGAGTACTGA
- a CDS encoding LytR C-terminal domain-containing protein, producing the protein MRAFSVVSLLVVTAIVAVVVAMVRDSQADAATGDCPPGVPKVDLTLPNDPALVKIRVLNGSKAKGTAERVTEEFKNRGFQVQPPAKSKNKLTRVAVIHYGPKAVGAAQWIRAHFLGAAEPQFSAARADDVIDVVIGDQYQQLATRTEVNQSLAQLSGPALPPGTCSA; encoded by the coding sequence ATGCGAGCATTCAGCGTCGTCAGCCTTCTCGTCGTGACGGCGATCGTCGCCGTCGTGGTGGCGATGGTCCGGGACAGCCAGGCCGACGCGGCGACTGGGGACTGCCCGCCGGGCGTACCGAAGGTGGACCTGACCCTGCCGAACGACCCGGCCCTGGTGAAGATCCGCGTGCTGAACGGCAGCAAGGCCAAGGGCACGGCCGAGCGGGTCACCGAGGAGTTCAAGAACCGCGGCTTCCAGGTGCAGCCGCCCGCGAAGAGCAAGAACAAGCTCACCCGGGTCGCCGTCATCCACTACGGGCCGAAGGCGGTCGGCGCCGCGCAGTGGATCCGGGCGCACTTCCTCGGTGCGGCGGAGCCGCAGTTCAGCGCGGCGCGGGCCGACGACGTGATCGACGTCGTCATCGGCGACCAATATCAGCAGCTCGCCACGCGTACCGAGGTCAATCAGTCGTTGGCGCAGCTCAGCGGACCGGCCCTGCCGCCGGGCACCTGCTCGGCCTGA
- a CDS encoding TetR/AcrR family transcriptional regulator: MRLLTTASGIFYAEGIHSVGVDRIIAEAKVTRATFYRHFPSKEDLVLAHLQAADQGIRGQVEAALAADMSAGDAVRAVAAAIAEGIQSPGFRGCAFLNAVAEYPHPDQPVHQAVRAHRQWFLNTITTLMTRIREAGAEPAAQHFVMLRDGAMAAGCLFDPKLICQTFLRGVDELVESHARVIT; the protein is encoded by the coding sequence CTGCGGCTACTCACCACGGCGTCCGGGATCTTCTACGCCGAGGGCATCCACTCCGTCGGCGTCGACCGGATCATCGCCGAGGCCAAGGTGACCCGGGCGACCTTCTACCGGCACTTCCCCAGCAAGGAGGATCTGGTCCTGGCTCACCTGCAGGCGGCCGACCAGGGCATCCGTGGCCAGGTGGAGGCGGCCCTCGCCGCGGACATGTCAGCGGGCGACGCTGTCCGGGCCGTCGCCGCGGCGATCGCCGAAGGCATCCAGTCGCCGGGCTTCCGTGGCTGCGCCTTTCTGAACGCGGTGGCCGAGTATCCGCATCCTGACCAGCCCGTGCACCAGGCGGTCCGCGCGCACCGGCAGTGGTTCCTCAACACGATCACGACCCTGATGACGCGCATCCGGGAGGCCGGGGCCGAGCCCGCCGCGCAGCACTTCGTCATGCTCCGCGACGGGGCGATGGCGGCCGGCTGCCTCTTCGACCCCAAGCTGATCTGCCAGACGTTCCTGCGCGGTGTCGACGAGCTCGTCGAGAGTCACGCCCGGGTGATCACCTGA
- a CDS encoding BTAD domain-containing putative transcriptional regulator has translation MEFRILGPLEVAADGRLLELGRPKQRAVLAILLVHANRTVSLEHLVDELWGEEPPAQAIASLQAYVSHLRRLLEPDREARDPARVLVSQAPGYRMQVSTDDLDAARFETLTIEGRRLLDAGRPDQGSDVLERALGLWRGPVLADFPDAGFARTERTRLDEVRLGAVEDRIAANLTLGRHANVVTELDQLVKAHPYREGLHGLRMLALYRAGRQAEALDAYRQIRRMLDDDLGVEPGPQLELLHRQILEHAPQLDLAAPIRSGPAPAGRPEPPAPDHTLVGRTEQLGDLRRALAAAVDGHGRLVLLGGEPGVGKTRLAEELGASAQDVAVAWGRCNEEPGAPPFWPWAQVLRELAPNLPELTGPQPAGPPVVDVEAVRFRVCQAVVAQLLRLAADRPLLVVIDDLHWADTGSLRLLPVLAQQLGAARILVVATYRDPGEAQLDGTLAALARLSTVDRIALHGLTEGEVRQLMAGRLGAVPAGHLVTEVHDRSAGNPFFVLELARLLSSRRAGQVPAGVRDVLRHRLAGLPEQTQAVLLVAAVTGREFDLDVLRDVSGLEDDTVLDAIEAALLSGLVVEDETVGRFRFAHDLMRETIYHEVSRVRRARLHARVAEALDGRPGAGDRAGVHWWLAAPVVGARAALPHLLTAADQALATLAHEQAEQHLANALDLLAAEPLSDERTRAELDVQMRLGTLSAQLHGAQSASGRAAVTRARELAEQLADRPATIAAYRSLYEVAVARAEHAQARELAERLLEVSRGTNSAQAHLAMGRTLWCLGEPGPAREHLERSLELATGLPDGPHEFLPVDITARLQLAPVLDLLGHEGAAADHVETAVARTRTMAPLVRAGVLTSAALISALRRDVPAAGAHARQALELAGPLPAWFAYAAAVRSWAQAVENDAAGGARALRENLDEIRSRGARHLVAWVLGMLAEAETLAGDAEEALRLLAEAQSLVTQTGERLHEAELHRLHGRALLAADRTADARTALHLALEVAGRQGAELIVRRATADLRALS, from the coding sequence GTGGAGTTCAGGATCCTCGGACCTCTCGAGGTCGCGGCGGATGGGCGGCTGCTGGAGCTGGGCCGCCCCAAGCAGCGCGCGGTCCTGGCGATCCTGCTGGTGCACGCGAATCGGACGGTCTCGCTGGAGCACCTGGTCGACGAGCTGTGGGGTGAGGAACCACCCGCGCAGGCCATCGCGTCGCTGCAGGCGTACGTGTCGCATCTGCGCAGGCTGCTCGAACCGGACCGGGAGGCGCGCGACCCGGCCCGGGTGCTGGTCAGCCAGGCGCCCGGCTACCGGATGCAGGTCAGCACCGACGATCTGGACGCGGCCCGCTTCGAGACGCTCACGATCGAGGGAAGGCGGCTGCTCGACGCCGGCCGGCCCGACCAGGGCAGCGACGTCCTGGAGCGGGCGCTCGGGCTGTGGCGCGGGCCGGTGCTGGCCGACTTCCCGGACGCGGGGTTCGCGCGTACCGAACGAACCCGCCTCGACGAGGTGCGGTTGGGCGCCGTCGAGGACCGGATCGCGGCGAACCTGACGCTGGGCCGGCACGCGAACGTCGTCACCGAGCTGGATCAGCTGGTCAAGGCCCACCCGTACCGGGAAGGGCTGCACGGTCTGCGGATGCTCGCGCTCTACCGCGCCGGGCGGCAGGCCGAGGCACTGGACGCCTACCGGCAGATCCGGCGGATGCTCGACGACGATCTCGGCGTCGAACCGGGACCGCAACTGGAGCTGCTGCACCGGCAGATCCTGGAACACGCGCCGCAACTCGACCTGGCCGCGCCGATCCGGTCCGGGCCGGCACCGGCCGGGCGACCCGAGCCGCCCGCGCCGGATCACACGCTCGTCGGCCGCACCGAGCAGCTGGGCGACCTGCGGCGGGCGCTCGCCGCCGCTGTCGACGGGCACGGCCGGCTGGTGCTGCTGGGCGGGGAGCCAGGCGTCGGCAAGACCAGACTCGCGGAGGAGCTCGGCGCGAGCGCACAGGACGTCGCGGTTGCCTGGGGCCGCTGCAACGAGGAGCCGGGCGCGCCGCCGTTCTGGCCGTGGGCGCAGGTGCTCCGCGAGCTCGCCCCGAACCTGCCGGAGCTGACCGGCCCACAGCCGGCCGGACCGCCGGTCGTGGATGTCGAAGCGGTCCGGTTCCGGGTGTGCCAGGCCGTGGTCGCGCAGTTGCTCCGGCTCGCTGCCGACCGGCCGCTGCTGGTTGTGATCGACGACCTGCACTGGGCGGACACCGGATCGCTGCGGCTGCTGCCGGTGCTGGCCCAGCAGCTCGGCGCCGCCCGGATCCTGGTCGTCGCCACCTACCGCGACCCCGGCGAAGCCCAGCTGGACGGCACCCTGGCCGCGCTGGCCCGGCTGTCCACGGTCGACCGGATCGCTCTGCACGGCCTCACCGAGGGCGAGGTGCGGCAGCTGATGGCCGGGCGGCTCGGCGCCGTACCCGCCGGGCACCTGGTCACCGAGGTGCACGACCGCAGCGCCGGCAACCCGTTCTTCGTCCTCGAGCTGGCCCGCCTGCTCAGCAGTAGAAGAGCAGGTCAAGTGCCGGCGGGCGTACGCGACGTGCTGCGCCACCGCCTAGCCGGCCTGCCGGAACAGACCCAGGCGGTCCTGCTCGTCGCCGCCGTCACCGGCCGCGAGTTCGACCTCGACGTGCTGCGCGACGTCTCCGGCCTGGAGGACGACACCGTCCTCGACGCGATCGAGGCGGCGCTGCTGTCCGGGCTGGTGGTCGAGGACGAGACGGTGGGCCGGTTCCGGTTCGCGCACGACCTGATGCGGGAGACGATCTACCACGAGGTGAGCCGGGTACGCCGGGCCCGGCTGCACGCCCGGGTGGCCGAAGCGCTCGACGGCCGGCCCGGCGCCGGCGACCGGGCCGGCGTGCACTGGTGGCTGGCCGCGCCGGTCGTCGGCGCCCGGGCCGCACTGCCGCACCTGCTGACCGCCGCCGACCAGGCGCTCGCCACTCTGGCCCACGAGCAGGCCGAACAGCATCTGGCGAACGCGCTGGACCTGCTCGCCGCCGAACCGTTGTCGGACGAGCGCACCCGTGCCGAACTCGATGTGCAGATGCGCCTCGGCACGCTGTCCGCCCAGCTGCACGGCGCCCAGTCGGCGTCCGGTCGCGCCGCCGTCACCCGCGCCCGGGAACTCGCCGAACAGCTCGCCGACCGGCCGGCCACGATCGCCGCCTATCGCAGCCTCTACGAGGTGGCGGTCGCCCGCGCCGAACACGCGCAGGCCCGGGAGCTGGCGGAACGGCTGCTCGAGGTCAGCCGCGGGACGAACAGCGCGCAGGCCCACCTCGCGATGGGCCGCACCCTGTGGTGCCTCGGAGAGCCGGGACCGGCCCGCGAGCACCTGGAACGCAGCCTGGAGCTGGCCACGGGTCTGCCGGACGGGCCGCACGAGTTCCTGCCCGTCGACATCACGGCGCGGCTGCAGCTGGCGCCGGTTCTGGACCTGCTCGGGCACGAGGGCGCGGCGGCTGATCATGTGGAGACGGCGGTCGCGCGTACCCGTACCATGGCTCCGCTCGTGCGTGCGGGTGTGCTGACCAGTGCCGCGCTGATCAGCGCGCTGCGCCGGGATGTGCCGGCGGCCGGCGCGCATGCGCGCCAGGCCCTCGAGCTTGCCGGCCCGCTGCCGGCCTGGTTCGCCTATGCGGCGGCGGTACGGTCGTGGGCGCAGGCGGTCGAGAATGATGCGGCCGGCGGCGCCCGTGCGCTGCGGGAGAATCTCGACGAGATCCGGTCCCGCGGCGCCCGGCACCTGGTGGCCTGGGTGCTCGGCATGCTCGCCGAGGCGGAGACGCTGGCCGGGGACGCCGAGGAGGCGCTGCGGCTGTTGGCGGAGGCACAGTCGCTGGTCACGCAGACCGGTGAGCGGCTGCACGAGGCGGAACTGCACCGGCTGCACGGCCGGGCGCTGCTCGCAGCGGACCGGACCGCGGACGCCCGCACTGCCCTGCACCTGGCACTCGAGGTCGCCGGGCGGCAGGGCGCCGAGCTGATCGTCCGCCGGGCCACCGCGGACCTACGCGCGCTTTCCTAG
- a CDS encoding MBL fold metallo-hydrolase: MSDKNVWPLAELSAQLGARATGGRRTRMEASPQFADGRFRNTLPTSSLPLTSAPRMALATMTGRDARRPHQPVPMLAEAGDAAGLHVTWYGHSSTLIEIEGHRVLLDPVWSQRCSPSRLAGPKRLHEPPVALRDLPALDAVVISHDHYDHLDMATVQELSARQPVLFVVPLGIGAHLQHWGVPAARIVELDWHEGTRVGGLELIATPARHFSGRGLHRDETLWASWVIKGPSRSAFYSGDTGYFPGFAEIGERHGPFDVTLVQVGAYDEAWPDIHMLPEDGVRAHLDVRGGLLVPVHWATFDLALHDWAEPADRTWRAAKDHDVALAIPRPGERVDVDAPPTVDAWWQLVA, encoded by the coding sequence GTGAGTGACAAGAACGTGTGGCCCCTCGCCGAGTTGTCGGCCCAGCTCGGCGCGCGGGCGACGGGCGGCCGCCGGACCCGGATGGAGGCGTCGCCCCAGTTCGCGGACGGCCGGTTCCGCAACACGCTGCCGACCTCGAGCCTGCCGCTGACCTCGGCGCCGCGGATGGCCCTGGCGACGATGACCGGGCGCGACGCCCGCCGCCCGCACCAGCCGGTGCCGATGCTGGCCGAGGCCGGTGACGCCGCCGGACTGCACGTCACCTGGTACGGCCACTCCTCCACGCTGATCGAGATCGAGGGACACCGGGTGCTGCTCGACCCGGTGTGGAGCCAGCGGTGCTCCCCGTCGCGGCTGGCCGGGCCGAAGCGGCTGCACGAACCGCCCGTGGCGCTGCGGGACCTGCCGGCGCTGGACGCCGTGGTGATCTCCCACGACCACTACGACCATCTGGACATGGCCACCGTTCAGGAGCTGAGCGCGCGTCAGCCCGTACTCTTCGTGGTCCCGCTCGGTATCGGCGCCCACCTGCAGCACTGGGGTGTGCCGGCCGCCCGGATCGTCGAGCTGGACTGGCACGAGGGCACCCGGGTCGGGGGGCTGGAGCTGATCGCCACCCCGGCGCGTCACTTCTCCGGCCGCGGGCTGCACCGCGACGAGACCCTGTGGGCCAGTTGGGTGATCAAGGGGCCGTCGCGCAGCGCGTTCTACTCCGGCGACACCGGCTACTTCCCCGGGTTCGCCGAGATCGGCGAGCGGCACGGGCCGTTCGACGTCACGCTGGTGCAGGTCGGGGCGTACGACGAGGCCTGGCCGGACATCCACATGCTGCCCGAGGACGGCGTGCGCGCCCACCTCGACGTACGCGGCGGTCTACTCGTGCCGGTGCACTGGGCCACCTTCGACCTGGCCCTGCACGACTGGGCCGAGCCCGCCGACCGCACCTGGCGGGCCGCGAAGGACCACGACGTCGCGCTGGCCATCCCCCGGCCCGGCGAACGCGTCGATGTGGACGCTCCACCCACGGTCGACGCCTGGTGGCAGCTCGTCGCCTGA
- a CDS encoding L,D-transpeptidase family protein, with amino-acid sequence MRRLAAVLVIVVTAVLLPAQPAAAAIPADLAHIGNAKQVIVVTAAGWSSTKATLRAYQRGADGRWRQAFAGMAARTGYGGWAWASRRVQDTGTTPVGTFKITEAFGVRADPGTRLPYRKVDGNDYWVGDQRDARTYNLFQPSASAKRTWRKSQAERLAAYPKQYAHAAVINFNRPSGVKWDAKRSQYVAGKPARTGRGSAIFLHASGTGATAGCVSVSRANMVRLLKWLNPAKHPRIVMGPSQVITRA; translated from the coding sequence ATGCGGAGACTGGCAGCGGTTCTGGTGATCGTCGTGACAGCGGTACTTCTTCCGGCCCAGCCGGCCGCCGCGGCGATTCCGGCGGATCTCGCCCATATCGGCAACGCGAAGCAGGTCATCGTGGTGACCGCCGCGGGCTGGTCGTCGACGAAGGCGACGCTGCGCGCCTACCAGCGCGGCGCCGACGGCCGGTGGCGCCAGGCGTTCGCCGGGATGGCCGCGCGCACCGGTTACGGCGGCTGGGCGTGGGCCTCGCGCCGGGTCCAGGACACCGGCACGACGCCGGTGGGCACGTTCAAGATCACAGAGGCGTTCGGGGTACGCGCGGACCCGGGCACCCGTCTGCCGTACCGGAAGGTCGACGGCAACGACTACTGGGTGGGTGACCAGCGCGACGCCCGTACCTATAACCTCTTTCAGCCGTCGGCCTCAGCCAAGCGCACCTGGCGCAAGTCGCAGGCCGAGCGTCTGGCCGCCTACCCCAAGCAGTACGCCCACGCCGCGGTGATCAATTTCAACCGCCCGTCCGGCGTGAAGTGGGACGCCAAACGCAGTCAGTATGTCGCGGGCAAACCAGCCCGCACCGGTCGCGGCTCGGCCATCTTCCTGCACGCCAGCGGCACGGGCGCGACCGCGGGTTGCGTCTCGGTGAGCCGCGCGAACATGGTCCGCCTGCTGAAGTGGCTGAACCCGGCGAAGCACCCACGCATCGTGATGGGCCCGTCTCAGGTGATCACCCGGGCGTGA